From the genome of Actinomycetota bacterium, one region includes:
- a CDS encoding DUF4126 domain-containing protein, whose protein sequence is MAETLLSLATGLGLSTAAGFNAYVPLLITGVLARTTDLITLYAPFDRLEEPVVLGVIAAIGLIDFIGDKVPTVDHVLHAIGFVVAPIVGASLALGVTSDTGAAPIVALVLGAVAAEATQGARSVARPVSTVTTAGVGNPVLSLGEDALSATLSFAAILAPLLAVVLVAGVVALVVVAIRRRPRRRPIA, encoded by the coding sequence GTGGCCGAGACTCTCCTTTCGCTCGCCACCGGGCTGGGCCTCTCCACCGCCGCGGGCTTCAACGCCTACGTTCCACTCCTGATCACCGGCGTTCTGGCGCGAACGACCGACCTGATCACGCTCTACGCTCCGTTCGATCGACTCGAGGAACCCGTCGTGCTCGGCGTGATCGCGGCGATCGGACTGATCGACTTCATCGGCGACAAGGTGCCTACGGTCGATCACGTGTTGCACGCGATCGGCTTTGTCGTCGCGCCGATCGTCGGGGCTTCTCTCGCACTGGGGGTGACGTCGGACACCGGCGCAGCGCCGATCGTGGCGCTGGTCCTCGGCGCGGTGGCGGCCGAGGCGACCCAGGGCGCTCGGTCCGTCGCTCGACCGGTCTCCACCGTCACGACAGCAGGCGTGGGGAACCCGGTGTTGAGTCTCGGTGAGGACGCCCTGTCCGCGACGCTCTCGTTCGCGGCGATCCTCGCGCCGCTCCTGGCGGTCGTCCTCGTCGCGGGAGTCGTCGCGCTCGTGGTCGTGGCGATCCGCCGGCGCCCCCGGCGCCGACCGATCGCCTAG
- a CDS encoding anti-sigma factor has protein sequence MRDHALIEELTAARALGGLDPEEAATLQAEMASHGTDCAECRRLEADADEVAGRLAFAVDPVALPEGFEDRVLATATRDATGTAETAPPVLPRRKPAGPGWLRPLVAAAAALALFVGGWAAGDLFDDDPLIAEGARVVTFEGQVPGSLSVAYAPGTAGAYVLGSDLETPPSDRVYELWIISGSAVVPGPCFRPAPDGSVFRFVDADVGTTDAMAVTVEPSECSTQPTSDPILTAPIRHV, from the coding sequence ATGAGAGACCACGCGCTGATCGAGGAGCTGACCGCGGCACGAGCTCTCGGCGGCCTCGACCCAGAGGAGGCCGCCACGCTCCAGGCCGAGATGGCGTCGCACGGCACCGACTGCGCCGAGTGCCGTCGCCTGGAGGCCGACGCCGACGAGGTCGCGGGTCGGCTCGCGTTCGCGGTCGACCCGGTCGCCCTGCCCGAGGGGTTCGAGGATCGCGTCCTGGCGACGGCGACGCGTGACGCAACCGGAACTGCGGAGACTGCACCGCCGGTGCTGCCACGGCGAAAGCCCGCTGGTCCCGGCTGGTTGCGGCCGCTCGTCGCCGCGGCAGCCGCGCTCGCGTTGTTCGTCGGCGGCTGGGCCGCGGGCGACCTGTTCGATGACGACCCCTTGATTGCCGAAGGCGCGCGTGTCGTGACGTTCGAGGGGCAGGTGCCCGGAAGCCTGTCGGTCGCGTACGCGCCCGGCACTGCGGGGGCGTACGTGCTCGGATCCGACCTTGAAACGCCGCCCTCAGACCGCGTCTACGAGCTGTGGATCATCTCCGGCAGCGCGGTGGTCCCCGGTCCGTGTTTCCGACCCGCACCCGACGGTTCCGTGTTCCGTTTCGTCGACGCCGACGTAGGAACGACCGACGCGATGGCCGTCACGGTGGAGCCCTCGGAGTGCTCGACCCA
- a CDS encoding sigma-70 family RNA polymerase sigma factor — MGELILDVARPGTTWDVPMPVDDEDRQLVDGVRARDEASFRALFGRYAPTALSLARRVVGQQFLAEEIVQEAFLAVWRNPDGYDADRGSVRSWLMGTVHHRAVDAVRREGSQRRRALDARGADLVVVPDPADDVLDELGLPEERKAVRAALDDLPEEQRRVIELMYFGGMSQSTIAGRLGLPLGTVKSRTLLGMRRLRAALLETR; from the coding sequence GTGGGCGAGCTGATCCTCGACGTGGCACGACCGGGAACGACCTGGGATGTCCCCATGCCGGTTGACGACGAGGACCGTCAGCTCGTCGACGGGGTGCGGGCCCGAGACGAAGCCTCCTTCCGCGCGCTGTTCGGCCGCTACGCACCGACGGCGCTGTCGCTCGCTCGACGCGTCGTCGGCCAACAGTTCCTCGCAGAGGAGATCGTCCAGGAGGCGTTCCTCGCCGTGTGGCGCAATCCCGACGGGTACGACGCGGATCGCGGGTCCGTTCGCTCGTGGCTCATGGGCACCGTCCACCACCGGGCCGTCGACGCCGTTCGGCGCGAGGGATCGCAGCGCCGACGCGCCCTGGACGCACGCGGCGCCGATCTGGTCGTCGTCCCGGATCCCGCGGACGACGTCCTCGACGAGCTCGGGTTGCCCGAGGAAAGGAAGGCGGTACGCGCGGCCCTCGACGATCTGCCAGAGGAGCAGCGGCGCGTGATCGAGCTGATGTACTTCGGCGGCATGTCGCAGTCGACGATCGCGGGTCGGCTCGGCCTGCCGCTCGGTACCGTCAAGTCGCGGACGCTACTCGGGATGCGGCGCCTGCGCGCGGCTCTCCTGGAGACGCGATGA
- a CDS encoding tetratricopeptide repeat protein: MKAVGRIGIVVAIAATSLVVAGIAVVRTPAGRDDGDAAAFSASALLRPGVGALDDPIDRLQQRLRELPEDWRGYASLGLAYVAKARVTADPTYYPKAEGALQRSLHLNERDNVNAVLGLGALALARHDFAAALQHGRRARAMAPYSMDAYGVIGDSLVELGRYRAAFHAIQRMVDTKPALASYARVSYARELTGDVDAAVRAMRLAFDAAGTPTDAAWAAHRLGELAWGSGDVRTAAGWFRRARDLDPNGVNALAGLAKVAWARGRPAIAIERYTEVVERFPSPEHLIALGDLYATTGRPELAEQQYAVVRATAELAAANGVNVDLELALFLADHGEPEAALTAAEAEWERRRSVHVADTYAWALFRNGRFDEAAGASNRALSLGTHDALFLFHAATIRHGLGDDDAALALIAEALQRNPNFSILHRRAAEDLLTELKASR, encoded by the coding sequence ATGAAAGCGGTCGGACGGATCGGGATCGTCGTCGCCATCGCCGCGACCTCCCTCGTCGTGGCCGGCATCGCCGTCGTACGGACGCCGGCCGGGCGCGACGACGGCGACGCCGCCGCGTTCTCTGCATCCGCGCTTCTGCGGCCGGGTGTCGGAGCCCTCGACGATCCGATCGATCGGCTTCAGCAACGCCTTCGAGAGCTGCCGGAGGATTGGCGCGGGTACGCGTCGCTCGGCCTCGCCTACGTCGCGAAGGCCCGCGTGACGGCGGATCCCACGTACTACCCGAAGGCGGAGGGCGCGTTGCAGCGCTCGCTCCACTTGAACGAACGCGACAACGTGAACGCCGTCCTCGGACTGGGTGCGCTCGCCCTGGCGCGCCACGATTTCGCGGCGGCGCTCCAGCACGGCCGCCGGGCGCGGGCGATGGCGCCGTACTCGATGGACGCCTACGGCGTGATCGGCGATTCCCTCGTGGAGCTCGGGCGGTATCGGGCTGCGTTCCACGCGATCCAGCGGATGGTCGACACGAAGCCCGCGCTCGCGTCCTACGCGCGCGTCTCGTACGCGCGCGAGCTGACGGGAGACGTGGACGCCGCGGTGCGCGCGATGCGGCTCGCCTTCGACGCCGCCGGAACACCGACCGACGCGGCGTGGGCCGCCCACCGCCTCGGCGAGCTCGCGTGGGGAAGCGGCGACGTGCGAACCGCCGCGGGGTGGTTCCGCCGCGCGCGAGATCTCGATCCGAACGGCGTCAACGCCCTCGCGGGTTTGGCCAAAGTCGCCTGGGCGCGTGGGCGGCCGGCGATCGCCATCGAGCGATACACGGAGGTCGTGGAGCGCTTCCCATCGCCGGAGCACCTGATCGCGCTCGGCGATCTGTACGCGACGACCGGACGACCCGAGCTCGCCGAACAGCAGTACGCCGTGGTCAGGGCAACCGCCGAGCTCGCCGCGGCGAACGGGGTCAACGTCGACCTCGAGCTCGCGCTGTTCCTGGCCGACCACGGCGAGCCCGAGGCGGCGCTCACGGCCGCGGAAGCGGAGTGGGAGCGGCGGCGAAGCGTTCACGTCGCCGACACGTACGCGTGGGCGCTGTTTCGGAACGGCCGGTTCGACGAGGCGGCCGGCGCTTCGAATCGCGCGCTCTCGCTCGGAACGCACGATGCGTTGTTCCTGTTCCATGCCGCGACGATCCGCCACGGCCTCGGCGACGACGATGCCGCTCTGGCGCTGATCGCCGAGGCACTTCAGAGGAACCCGAACTTCTCGATCCTTCACCGGCGGGCTGCGGAAGATCTCCTCACCGAGCTGAAGGCGTCGCGATGA
- a CDS encoding DUF4331 domain-containing protein: protein MHTKRMRTRAFAAAAACIAVVAAGLFALAPLTGGASSHREAPLVAADPQIDTTDVWAFVSEDRPDTVTLIASWIPFEEPAGGPNFYAWAEGARYDINIDNDHDAKPDVIYRWVFSDHYRNPNTFLYNTGQVTSLNDRDLNFFQTYDLIRVDREAGRSRLLVDDATAVPSNVGAASMPSYNSNLFDAGTVGFGGPSKTWVGQSDDAFFLDLRVFDLLYGADLSEVGDDTLAGFNVNTLALQVPKDDLAAGGDADAKPIIGIWSTTSRKSLRVQEPDGSTAARGRFVQVSRLGMPLVNEVVIPVGLKDYFNGSKPTADGAALPLVQDPELPHLLKAIYGTAVPDSDPDKAGVQRADLISVFLTGVKDLNQPAGVTPSEMLRLNMSISPCSTTCSPFGVLGGDTAGFPNGRRLADDVIDISLRVVLGVLLEQNKPLSETIGDGVNANDVAFNDAFPYVAYPHAGSDADPH, encoded by the coding sequence TTGCATACGAAGCGAATGCGAACGCGGGCGTTCGCCGCGGCGGCGGCGTGCATCGCGGTGGTGGCGGCCGGGCTCTTCGCGCTGGCGCCACTGACGGGCGGCGCGTCCAGCCACCGCGAGGCGCCGCTCGTGGCGGCCGATCCACAGATCGACACGACCGACGTGTGGGCGTTCGTCAGCGAGGACCGGCCCGACACGGTGACGTTGATCGCGTCGTGGATCCCGTTCGAGGAGCCGGCCGGCGGCCCGAACTTCTACGCCTGGGCCGAGGGAGCTCGCTACGACATCAACATCGACAACGACCACGACGCGAAGCCGGACGTGATCTACCGGTGGGTGTTCTCCGATCACTACCGCAACCCGAACACCTTCCTGTACAACACCGGCCAGGTCACGTCGCTAAACGATCGGGATCTGAACTTCTTCCAGACCTACGACCTGATCCGGGTCGACCGTGAAGCCGGACGGAGCCGGCTGCTCGTCGATGACGCGACGGCGGTGCCGAGCAACGTCGGCGCGGCCTCGATGCCGAGCTACAACTCCAACCTGTTCGACGCCGGAACGGTGGGGTTCGGCGGGCCGAGCAAGACGTGGGTGGGGCAATCCGACGACGCGTTCTTCCTGGATCTTCGCGTGTTCGACCTGCTCTACGGGGCGGACCTGTCCGAGGTCGGCGACGACACGCTCGCCGGGTTCAACGTGAACACGCTCGCCCTGCAGGTTCCGAAGGACGACCTCGCCGCCGGCGGTGACGCCGATGCGAAGCCGATCATCGGAATCTGGAGCACCACGTCCCGGAAGAGCCTTCGGGTCCAGGAGCCAGACGGCTCGACCGCGGCACGTGGCAGATTCGTCCAGGTCTCGCGACTGGGGATGCCGCTCGTGAACGAGGTCGTCATCCCGGTCGGGCTGAAGGACTACTTCAACGGATCGAAGCCGACGGCGGACGGTGCGGCGCTCCCGCTCGTGCAGGACCCGGAGCTGCCACATCTGCTGAAAGCCATCTACGGGACCGCGGTCCCGGACTCGGATCCCGACAAGGCCGGTGTCCAGCGGGCGGACCTGATCTCGGTGTTCCTCACCGGCGTGAAGGACCTCAACCAGCCCGCCGGCGTGACGCCGAGCGAGATGCTCCGGCTCAACATGTCGATCTCGCCGTGCTCGACGACGTGCTCGCCGTTCGGCGTGCTCGGCGGCGACACGGCCGGCTTCCCGAACGGGCGCCGTCTCGCGGACGACGTGATCGACATCTCGCTTCGGGTTGTGCTCGGTGTGCTGCTCGAGCAGAACAAGCCGCTGTCCGAGACGATCGGCGACGGTGTCAACGCGAACGACGTCGCTTTCAACGACGCGTTCCCGTACGTCGCGTACCCGCACGCGGGCTCGGACGCCGACCCGCACTGA
- a CDS encoding calcium-binding protein, protein MSLPRRLLTFAPVIVVVTGVVAVPASAAVPRCFGKAATIVGTSRDDRLKGTQGRDVIHGRGGDDFIRGLAGNDLLCGGRGSDLLIGRDGRDRLDGGGSDDGLQPGAGKDVVRGGGGRLDDVRYPDATRSITASLADDQVTGMGTDTLDGGVELIVGGPFDDEIEGNKGLNVLIGLEGNDTITGLGGGDGVVGGAGDDVLDGGNGVDFAENYFVDAYFRPNSILAGPVNVNLLTGVSTGNGNDTLVGIEGASGSRGNDIMTGDAGNNTFVVLNEGADTVDGGDGDDLIDGGDGVDSLNGGLGIDVLGNLDSTAGMTIDLNTQTDSHGDTLAGFENVLGTVFDDTITGNDASNTIEGSIGADNLFGLGGDDVILGGFIGFADQDADTADGGLGSDACDAETETNCETNPARASVRHAIAARIAYSLTWK, encoded by the coding sequence ATGAGCCTTCCGAGGCGCCTCCTCACGTTCGCGCCCGTCATCGTAGTCGTGACCGGGGTCGTCGCCGTGCCCGCCTCGGCGGCCGTTCCGCGGTGCTTTGGAAAGGCCGCCACGATCGTCGGGACGTCGCGCGACGATCGCCTCAAAGGAACGCAGGGCCGCGACGTCATTCACGGCCGCGGCGGCGACGATTTCATCAGAGGACTCGCCGGCAACGATCTGCTCTGCGGCGGCCGTGGCAGCGACCTCCTCATCGGTCGCGACGGCCGCGACCGCTTGGACGGTGGCGGCAGCGACGACGGTCTCCAGCCCGGGGCGGGCAAGGATGTCGTTCGAGGCGGCGGCGGTCGGCTCGACGACGTGCGGTATCCGGACGCTACGCGTTCGATCACGGCCAGCCTGGCTGATGATCAGGTGACCGGCATGGGTACCGACACGCTCGACGGCGGCGTCGAGCTGATCGTGGGCGGCCCCTTCGATGACGAGATCGAGGGAAACAAGGGGCTCAACGTCCTGATCGGCCTGGAGGGCAACGACACGATCACCGGACTCGGCGGCGGTGATGGCGTGGTAGGCGGCGCGGGGGACGACGTGCTCGACGGGGGCAACGGCGTCGACTTCGCCGAGAACTACTTCGTCGACGCGTACTTCCGCCCGAACAGCATCCTCGCGGGGCCCGTGAACGTGAACCTTCTGACCGGCGTCTCGACCGGCAACGGGAACGACACCCTCGTCGGGATCGAAGGGGCGTCCGGAAGCCGTGGCAATGACATCATGACCGGCGATGCGGGGAACAACACCTTCGTCGTCCTCAACGAGGGCGCTGACACGGTCGACGGGGGCGATGGAGACGACCTCATCGACGGTGGCGACGGCGTCGACAGCCTGAACGGAGGTCTCGGAATCGACGTCTTGGGGAACCTCGACTCGACGGCGGGGATGACGATCGACCTCAACACGCAGACAGACTCACACGGTGACACGCTGGCGGGTTTCGAGAACGTGTTGGGGACCGTGTTCGACGACACGATCACCGGAAACGACGCTTCGAACACGATCGAAGGCAGCATCGGAGCCGACAACCTGTTCGGACTCGGCGGCGACGACGTGATCCTCGGTGGCTTCATCGGGTTCGCCGATCAGGACGCCGACACCGCCGACGGCGGTCTCGGGTCGGACGCGTGCGATGCCGAGACGGAGACCAACTGCGAGACGAACCCCGCGCGGGCGTCCGTACGACACGCGATCGCGGCGAGGATCGCGTACTCGCTGACCTGGAAGTAG
- a CDS encoding trypsin-like peptidase domain-containing protein produces MTPSSQDLNGSTSDEALDAYSRVVTSVAARLIPSVASLRVRGRVRGTQVDGAGSAVVIAPDGFALTSAHVVGGTDRGSASFVDGREVPFDVIGRDELSDLAVLRLQGAGFEAAELGDASNLRVGQLVVAIGNPMGFGGTVTAGVVSALGRALPVSAGRVVENVIQTDAALNPGNSGGALADGQGRVVGINTAVAGVGLGLAVPIDDSTRRIMHALMTAGRFQRAYIGIAGGGRPLPPRVAAAVGRDDGVEVMQVVAGSPAARAGIRSGDLIVELDGVPVADARDLQRLMVGDVIGRSMKARVWRDGELRTITIHPAELTAA; encoded by the coding sequence GTGACCCCGAGCAGCCAGGACCTGAACGGCTCGACCTCCGACGAGGCCCTTGACGCCTATTCGCGCGTGGTCACCTCGGTCGCTGCCAGGCTGATCCCCTCGGTGGCCAGCCTCCGGGTTCGAGGCCGCGTCCGCGGGACGCAGGTGGACGGCGCGGGGTCGGCCGTCGTCATCGCGCCGGACGGGTTCGCGCTGACGTCGGCGCACGTCGTCGGGGGTACCGATCGCGGGTCGGCCTCGTTCGTCGATGGACGGGAGGTCCCCTTCGACGTGATCGGGCGCGACGAGCTCTCGGACCTGGCCGTCCTCCGTCTGCAGGGCGCCGGCTTCGAGGCTGCGGAGCTCGGCGACGCCTCGAACCTCCGCGTGGGCCAGCTCGTCGTGGCCATCGGGAACCCCATGGGCTTCGGCGGAACGGTGACCGCGGGCGTGGTGAGCGCCCTGGGTCGTGCGCTCCCCGTGAGCGCGGGCCGCGTCGTGGAGAACGTGATCCAGACGGACGCCGCCCTGAACCCCGGGAACTCCGGCGGCGCGCTCGCCGACGGGCAGGGCCGGGTCGTGGGCATCAACACCGCCGTTGCCGGTGTGGGGCTCGGCCTGGCCGTCCCCATCGACGACTCGACGCGCCGGATCATGCACGCGCTGATGACGGCGGGGAGGTTCCAACGCGCCTACATCGGCATCGCCGGCGGCGGGCGCCCGCTGCCGCCGCGGGTCGCGGCCGCTGTGGGGCGAGACGACGGCGTGGAGGTCATGCAGGTGGTGGCGGGGAGCCCCGCGGCTCGGGCGGGCATCCGCTCCGGCGACCTGATCGTCGAGCTGGACGGAGTGCCGGTCGCCGACGCGCGCGATCTCCAGCGGCTGATGGTCGGCGACGTGATCGGCCGGTCGATGAAGGCGCGGGTGTGGCGCGACGGCGAGCTTCGAACGATCACGATCCATCCCGCCGAGCTCACGGCTGCCTGA
- a CDS encoding MBL fold metallo-hydrolase, with protein sequence MRVVFWGCRGTIASPGADTARYGGNTSCVEVRLDDGTLLILDAGTGLRALGQARIKESPSRIDLLITHLHVDHIEGLGFFEPIWRTETELHVWGPPSPVDSHDQRLAKYFSPPLFPLHLSEVPAHVTFHDAPEGSWTIGGATVHSTAIQHQGITVGYRVEADGAAVTYLTDHEPALGADIETAMPEWISGAALAWKADLLIHDCQYTDEEYEARVGFGHTSAADAAAFAAKVGARRLALFHHDPFHSDDELDAIRERVLERWSVEPSRVVIATEGAELAIER encoded by the coding sequence GTGCGCGTCGTGTTCTGGGGGTGCCGGGGCACCATCGCCTCTCCAGGCGCCGACACCGCGCGCTACGGCGGCAACACGTCGTGCGTCGAGGTCCGTCTGGATGACGGGACACTCCTGATCCTCGACGCCGGGACGGGACTCCGCGCCCTCGGCCAAGCGCGAATCAAGGAATCCCCGTCGCGGATCGACCTGTTGATCACACACCTGCACGTGGACCACATCGAGGGGCTGGGCTTCTTCGAGCCGATCTGGCGCACCGAGACCGAACTGCACGTGTGGGGGCCGCCCTCGCCTGTTGACTCGCATGACCAACGGTTGGCCAAATACTTCTCGCCGCCGCTGTTCCCGCTGCACCTGTCCGAAGTCCCGGCGCACGTCACGTTCCACGATGCACCCGAGGGCTCGTGGACGATCGGTGGCGCGACGGTTCACTCCACAGCGATCCAGCATCAGGGCATCACCGTCGGGTACCGCGTCGAGGCAGACGGCGCAGCGGTCACGTATCTCACCGATCACGAGCCCGCTCTCGGCGCCGACATCGAGACGGCCATGCCCGAGTGGATCTCCGGAGCCGCCCTGGCGTGGAAGGCCGACCTGCTGATCCACGACTGCCAGTACACCGACGAGGAGTACGAAGCTCGGGTCGGGTTCGGCCACACGAGCGCTGCCGACGCCGCGGCGTTCGCGGCCAAGGTCGGCGCCCGCCGGCTCGCGCTGTTCCACCACGACCCGTTTCACTCGGATGACGAGCTCGACGCGATTCGCGAGCGCGTCCTCGAACGCTGGAGCGTCGAACCCTCGCGCGTCGTCATCGCCACTGAGGGTGCCGAGCTCGCCATTGAGCGTTGA
- a CDS encoding sulfite exporter TauE/SafE family protein → MTARLSHRSRRALFRAVVVLGVVAGVVWLPATAFAHPLGNFSVNVSAEIRISAGDVQIEHVVDLAEIPTVQITPEIDVDEDGTLSEGELSAWAWSTARELVPDLTLTVDDDPVTLSVVSSAAGLRPGQGGLSILRLESRYGGSIPARGELSFHDETFADRVGWREITAVADDGAALVRSSVPDRSLTGGLRLYPRDLLTSPLDVRAAVVDFEAGTTTPESERAEVPAAPDGPAGVAAAPLVDLVTGHGPFMLLGLLLAFAIGALHAIGPGHGKTMMAAYIVGSGGRLRHAVAIGGTVAVLHTVSVLGLGAVVLVASEVFPPERIYPWLTLGSGVIACCLGAGLLARRISARQAARRHENDQPHEHHHPTASTGRVLSWRGIAAISVAGGILPSPTALVALLGSIALDRVPYGLALVAAFSFGLATALVVVGVVALRAGAIVSRRWSRRSTALVPVLSASAIAMTGVALAVRGLAQL, encoded by the coding sequence ATGACGGCGCGCCTCTCGCACCGGAGCCGGCGAGCTCTCTTCCGAGCGGTCGTTGTGCTCGGCGTCGTCGCAGGCGTGGTGTGGTTGCCCGCCACAGCGTTTGCGCATCCCCTGGGGAACTTCTCAGTGAACGTGTCCGCGGAGATCAGGATCTCGGCCGGCGACGTGCAGATCGAGCATGTCGTCGATCTGGCCGAGATCCCCACCGTCCAAATCACGCCGGAGATCGACGTCGACGAGGACGGGACGCTCTCCGAGGGGGAGCTCTCCGCGTGGGCGTGGTCGACGGCGCGCGAGCTCGTTCCCGATCTCACGCTCACCGTCGACGACGATCCGGTGACGCTCTCGGTCGTCTCGTCAGCTGCGGGTCTGCGCCCGGGCCAAGGCGGCCTGTCGATCCTGCGGCTCGAATCGAGATACGGCGGTTCGATCCCGGCGCGAGGTGAGCTGTCCTTCCACGACGAAACGTTCGCCGATCGCGTTGGGTGGCGAGAGATCACCGCCGTCGCGGACGACGGAGCGGCGCTCGTCCGCTCGAGCGTTCCCGACCGGAGCCTCACCGGCGGCCTTCGCCTCTACCCGCGCGATCTGCTCACGAGTCCTCTCGACGTTCGCGCCGCCGTTGTCGACTTCGAAGCCGGGACGACGACACCGGAAAGCGAACGCGCCGAGGTCCCCGCGGCGCCCGATGGGCCGGCCGGCGTTGCCGCTGCACCGCTAGTCGACTTGGTCACCGGCCATGGCCCGTTCATGCTCCTCGGTCTGCTGTTGGCGTTCGCCATCGGCGCGCTGCACGCGATCGGTCCCGGTCACGGCAAGACGATGATGGCGGCCTACATCGTCGGGAGCGGCGGACGCCTTCGCCATGCGGTCGCGATCGGCGGGACGGTCGCCGTGTTGCACACCGTTTCCGTGCTCGGCCTCGGCGCGGTCGTCCTCGTCGCCAGCGAGGTGTTCCCCCCCGAGCGGATCTATCCATGGCTGACGCTCGGATCCGGGGTGATCGCGTGCTGCCTGGGGGCGGGTCTGCTCGCGCGGCGAATAAGTGCGAGGCAGGCAGCCCGTCGGCACGAGAACGACCAGCCGCACGAGCACCACCACCCGACTGCCTCGACGGGACGAGTCCTGTCGTGGCGAGGGATCGCGGCGATCTCGGTCGCCGGGGGAATCCTTCCATCGCCGACGGCACTCGTCGCCCTGCTCGGTTCGATCGCACTGGACCGCGTGCCCTACGGGCTCGCCCTCGTCGCCGCGTTCAGCTTTGGACTCGCTACGGCACTTGTCGTGGTGGGTGTCGTTGCGCTGCGCGCGGGTGCAATCGTCTCGCGCCGTTGGTCGCGGCGATCGACCGCGCTGGTACCGGTGCTGTCGGCGTCGGCGATAGCTATGACCGGGGTCGCGCTTGCCGTGCGCGGCCTCGCTCAGCTCTGA
- a CDS encoding PAS domain-containing protein translates to MGDLPPQRHLILILARNFASRLATAAFLVDPDGRVIYFNEAAEKLLGTGFGEGHGMSRKEYLERFRVADEHGERVAVPDTPLGIAVMRREPAHMPVTITAGDGVARRIEATAFPLMAHAGELVGAIAFFWEGVPKSAEG, encoded by the coding sequence ATGGGCGACCTGCCGCCGCAGCGGCACCTGATCCTGATCCTCGCTCGGAATTTCGCCTCCCGCTTGGCGACTGCGGCGTTCCTGGTCGACCCCGATGGACGGGTCATCTACTTCAACGAGGCAGCCGAGAAGCTGCTCGGTACGGGGTTCGGCGAGGGCCACGGGATGTCGCGCAAGGAGTATCTGGAACGCTTCCGAGTGGCCGACGAGCATGGCGAGCGGGTCGCGGTGCCCGACACGCCGCTCGGCATCGCTGTGATGCGCCGAGAACCCGCGCATATGCCGGTGACGATTACCGCCGGGGACGGCGTAGCTCGTCGCATCGAGGCGACCGCGTTCCCGCTCATGGCGCACGCGGGTGAGCTCGTGGGCGCCATCGCATTCTTCTGGGAGGGCGTCCCGAAGAGCGCCGAGGGCTGA
- a CDS encoding nitroreductase family deazaflavin-dependent oxidoreductase: protein MADHNAGIIEQFRANEGRVGGYFEGATMLLLHTAGRKTGLPRVNPLVYLPDGDRFVVFATKSGAPTNPHWYLNLMANRDVEIEVGTETIPVRATEIQEENERAELYARQVERRPDFGEYPKRTSRRIPVIALERARGDEPA from the coding sequence ATGGCCGATCACAACGCCGGGATCATCGAGCAGTTCCGGGCGAACGAAGGACGCGTCGGGGGCTACTTCGAGGGCGCCACGATGTTGCTCCTTCACACGGCGGGCAGGAAGACGGGTCTCCCGCGAGTGAACCCGCTCGTCTACCTGCCCGACGGCGACCGGTTCGTCGTCTTCGCCACGAAGAGCGGTGCACCGACCAACCCGCACTGGTACCTCAACCTGATGGCGAACCGGGACGTCGAGATCGAGGTGGGGACCGAGACGATCCCCGTGCGTGCCACAGAGATCCAGGAGGAGAACGAACGCGCCGAGCTCTACGCGCGGCAGGTCGAACGGCGACCGGATTTCGGCGAGTACCCGAAGCGCACGTCCCGAAGGATCCCCGTCATCGCGCTCGAGCGCGCCCGAGGTGACGAACCCGCCTGA
- a CDS encoding RES domain-containing protein, with protein sequence MIVFRHTDPRFPFLWETAGQPASRWNGDGGGPVNTFADTPEGAWAELLRHEEITDPGDVLEVRRSLWAVEIGELPTARPRLPRTTMTGGVRSYPACRREASRLRERGGSGFVAPSAALVAGGAHGWLVSGGLRRGPRRDGRVIVLFGARPNLLGWEAVYQGRPSDLLLRRVRHLGRARAR encoded by the coding sequence GTGATCGTTTTCCGTCACACCGATCCGCGCTTCCCGTTTCTCTGGGAGACCGCTGGGCAGCCGGCGAGCCGATGGAACGGGGATGGCGGCGGACCGGTGAACACGTTCGCCGACACGCCCGAAGGGGCGTGGGCCGAGCTGCTCCGACACGAGGAGATCACCGACCCGGGCGATGTCCTGGAGGTTCGGCGTTCGTTGTGGGCGGTCGAGATCGGCGAGCTCCCGACGGCCAGGCCCCGATTGCCGCGGACCACGATGACGGGCGGCGTGCGCTCGTACCCGGCATGCCGGCGCGAGGCCTCACGCCTGCGCGAGCGTGGGGGCTCCGGGTTCGTCGCTCCTTCCGCCGCGCTCGTCGCCGGAGGCGCGCACGGATGGCTCGTCTCCGGTGGGTTGCGTCGGGGGCCGAGGCGCGACGGGCGGGTGATCGTCCTGTTCGGAGCTCGGCCGAATCTCCTCGGATGGGAAGCCGTGTATCAGGGCCGCCCCTCCGACCTGCTGCTCAGGCGGGTTCGTCACCTCGGGCGCGCTCGAGCGCGATGA